From the Malus domestica chromosome 17, GDT2T_hap1 genome, one window contains:
- the LOC114822757 gene encoding chitinase-like protein PB1E7.04c: MYLQKFNAPVAYLLLSFLFVFFSSSSAYNITDVLSKYPDFSIFNDYLTKTEVSNQINEHRIMTVLVVNNAAMSSLAGKSMDVINKVIRIHVFLESYTLNKFKSLPTSQTTQVTTLFESPDQQRYLNITNGGSVSIVSAAGSEKVEVVRDISPDDIYRISVVQVSNLIMPSSLSSSPSPSAFSPTSTPHPSSPSPAPSPSPLTPSSSPSSSSSPSTTSPSPSSSMFNITQILNKYPEFSIFNDYLTRTQVCNQINERRTLTILVPNNEAMYSLVGQPMDMIRKVLSTQVVLDYYTISKFHNLPVSQSTRIITLLEASDKPSGQQGFVNVTNGDTISIVSAAGSNQATVVRDIASDENYYISVVQISKIIMPSGLNSPSSSPSPSVPSPSPSVPSPSPSVPSPSPSSPLSSPTSSTLNITKILNDYPDFNQFNSYLTDTQVCDQINVRRSITVFVVNNDAMSYLVGKSNQVKKRLLSLHVVTDYYTFEKFKSFPNSQTTQLTTLLQDTFQSIGFEGLLNATNGDTFSIVSAAGSEKAKVVKDIFTENLKLSVVQISNLIIPSDSNSSPSSSVPSPSPSPSPSVPSPSPSSHSPSTSTPFPSPHPLPPSGPFDIIKILSDNPDFSLFSTYLTQTQVANQVNERKTMTVFVVNNDAMASLVNKPMEIKKKVLSLHVIMDYYTVQSFHNLPASQTIRIKTLLQVIDRPSGLQGLVNVTNGDTITIVSTAGSDQAVVVRDVAIDEHSYISVVQISNIIFPSSFIASTPSPSSTPGKARSAAPVQAPSGSPASEAPKHGEAPSPSNVAPPNAPKQGEAPPSSNAAPPNAPKQGETSSPLNATSPVEPKQGETPPASNATAPGAPKQGETIPSLNATAPETLNQGEAPSINAPASNVPPSSDVAPSSESTLQGTTTAAPAPSGSPARFSVDCVLFITTILVTIFSLTCIRLT, encoded by the coding sequence ATGTATTTACAAAAGTTCAATGCACCCGTTGCTTACCTCTTGCTATCTTTccttttcgttttcttttcgTCATCGTCTGCATATAACATCACGGACGTTCTCAGCAAGTACCCTGATTTCAGCATCTTCAACGACTACCTCACCAAAACCGAAGTTAGCAACCAAATCAATGAGCACAGAATTATGACCGTCTTAGTTGTCAACAATGCTGCAATGTCCTCTTTAGCAGGAAAATCAATGGACGTGATCAACAAGGTTATACGCATCCACGTGTTTCTGGAATCCTATACCCTTAACAAGTTCAAGAGCTTGCCTACATCACAGACCACCCAAGTGACCACACTGTTCGAATCTCCTGACCAACAACGCTACTTGAACATCACAAATGGGGGCTCTGTCTCAATTGTTTCTGCTGCCGGTTCTGAAAAAGTAGAGGTAGTTCGAGACATTTCTCCTGATGACATTTATAGGATATCAGTGGTGCAAGTTAGCAATCTAATTATGCCTTCAAGCTTAAGTAGTTCACCGTCTCCATCAGCATTTTCACCAACTTCAACACCTCATCCATCATCACCTTCTCCAGCCCCGTCACCTTCTCCATTGACACCTTCTTCATCaccttcttcatcatcttctcCATCAACTACTTCTCCATCCCCTTCATCATCCATGTTTAACATCACCCAAATTCTAAACAAGTACCCAGAATTCAGTATCTTCAACGACTACCTGACCCGAACACAAGTTTGTAACCAGATCAATGAACGCAGAACCCTTACGATCCTAGTGCCCAATAATGAAGCCATGTACTCTTTAGTAGGACAACCAATGGACATGATTAGAAAGGTGCTAAGCACCCAGGTTGTACTGGACTACTATACCATCTCGAAGTTCCACAACTTGCCTGTTTCGCAGTCAACTCGAATAATCACACTACTTGAAGCTTCTGATAAACCAAGTGGCCAACAGGGTTTCGTGAATGTCACAAATGGTGACACAATCTCGATTGTTTCAGCTGCTGGTTCTAACCAAGCAACAGTAGTTCGAGATATTGCTTCTGatgaaaattattatatatcGGTGGTGCAAATTAGCAAGATAATAATGCCCTCAGGCTTAAATTCACCATCTTCATCACCTTCTCCATCAGTACCTTCACCTTCTCCATCAGTACCTTCACCTTCTCCGTCAGTACCTTCACCTTCTCCATCATCTCCTCTTTCATCACCTACTTCATCAACTCTCAATATAACCAAAATTCTAAACGACTATCCAGATTTCAACCAATTCAATAGTTACCTGACCGACACCCAAGTTTGTGACCAGATTAATGTACGCAGATCCATCACAGTCTTTGTGGTCAACAACGATGCCATGTCCTATTTAGTTGGAAAATCCAACCAGGTTAAGAAAAGGTTACTAAGCCTTCACGTTGTTACGGACTACTATACCTTTGAAAAGTTTAAAAGCTTCCCCAACTCCCAAACCACTCAACTGACAACATTGCTCCAAGATACTTTCCAATCGATTGGCTTTGAAGGTTTGTTGAATGCCACAAATGGGGACACATTCTCGATTGTTTCTGCTGCTGGCTCTGAGAAAGCAAAGGTTGTTAAAGATATATTTACAGAGAACTTGAAATTATCAGTCGTGCAAATAAGCAATCTAATTATTCCTTCAGACTCGAATAGTTCACCTTCTTCATCAGTACCATCTCCATCTCCATCTCCTTCTCCGTCAGTACCATCTCCATCTCCTTCATCTCATTCTCCATCAACCTCAACACCATTTCCTTCCCCTCATCCTCTACCACCATCAGGTCCTTTTGACATCATCAAAATTCTAAGCGACAACCCAGATTTTAGCCTCTTCAGCACCTACTTGACTCAAACCCAAGTTGCTAACCAAGTCAATGAACGGAAAACCATGACAGTCTTCGTGGTCAACAATGATGCAATGGCCTCTTTAGTCAACAAACCCATGGAGATCAAGAAAAAAGTATTAAGCCTTCATGTTATCATGGACTACTACACTGTCCAAAGTTTCCACAACTTGCCTGCTTCACAGACTATTCGAATAAAAACACTGCTCCAAGTTATTGACCGACCAAGTGGCCTACAAGGCTTGGTGAATGTTACAAATGGGGACACAATCACAATTGTTTCAACTGCTGGTTCTGACCAAGCAGTGGTTGTTCGAGATGTTGCTATTGATGAACATTCTTACATATCAGTGGTGCAAATTAGTAATATAATATTCCCCTCAAGCTTTATAGCCTCAACCCCCTCGCCTTCTTCAACCCCAGGTAAGGCACGATCTGCTGCACCAGTCCAGGCTCCATCTGGCAGCCCTGCATCTGAGGCACCAAAGCATGGTGAAGCTCCATCACCATCAAATGTAGCACCACCTAACGCACCAAAGCAAGGTGAAGCTCCACCATCATCAAATGCAGCACCACCCAACGCACCAAAACAAGGGGAAACTTCATCACCATTAAATGCAACATCACCCGTGGAACCAAAGCAAGGGGAAACTCCACCAGCATCAAATGCAACGGCACCCGGTGCTCCAAAGCAAGGGGAAACGATACCATCATTAAATGCAACAGCACCTGAGACACTAAATCAAGGTGAAGCTCCATCAATAAATGCACCAGCATCTAATGTACCACCGAGTTCGGATGTTGCACCCAGCTCAGAGAGTACTTTACAGGGTACAACAACAGCTGCTCCTGCCCCATCTGGGAGTCCTGCAAGGTTTTCCGTTGACTGTGTTTTGTTTATAACTACAATTTTggtaactattttttctttgactTGCATCAGACTGACTTGA